The sequence tttttaagggaaaaatgatagaaatgctAGCGACTTACCTAGGAATTGGATATACTAGCGAATGTTGGCCGTGGGATTAGATAGGTTATGTCAATACCGTTGATTACTTGTTGTCATACAGAACCTACCAACCCCGCCGCTCTACCGTTCTCCCTCATTATTTCCGACGATCGTTCATCGGAGCAGCTGTAGCCTTTAACCTTATTCGCTCAATGACCTCCATAGCATGAAAACCCTTTTCTGTAGAACATTCCCATCTTCTACCTAAACCTCTATGTCATCCTTCTCGAATCCTAATCGAACAGAatcatcaaattcaatcaaatcaaaCACAAACCCATGAAAACCCACAACTTCAAATTGGTGGAAGAAATAGAGAATTTGGAGAATTGGAAGGTACCTGGGACGTTGACCTTGTAGATGTGGGCATTGGGGGTTTCAAGCCAATCCATCAGGGCTAGTGATCCAGACCACTATCGAAAGATTGGAGGGCTCTAGAAGAAGCGCCTGAATGGATCTACGAAAAAACCCTCCGCCATTATCGATATGTTAGCATAGTCGTGGAATTGAACGAAAGTGGCGCTAAGCAGCAGCGGCAGCGGCAACTGCTTTCACTTGCGAGTCATGGGGAGCAACCTCTTCTGCTTGCAGCGGCGACGGCGGTGGCGGCAGCAACATCGGCGATAACAGTGACGGCAGCAACGGTAGTGGCAGCAGCGAGCATCCGCGTTTCCCAACTAATGGAGATCTCACCGGAGTTTACTTTCTCCGGCTGGATCTAGTAGAAGGAAGGCTTTTCCGactgagaaagagagaagggagaaagactTTTCACCAGTGGATTGaaactttgtattttttctcttcatccatctaacgtaggggtgtcaattcttagaccgaatcggtaaaaccggttggaccgaaccgataacaacacggatcgGATCGAATCGAATCGAAACCTTATtgggttggttcggtttggagtattacaaccccaaaatcaaactgaatcgCACCGGAAATCggatgaacctgaaaccaaaccaaaatcggctcaaaacccataccgaaaccgaaaccaaaccaataagaaaccgaaacactccaaaattcattaaaaaaatcaaattttgcatagttttgtaaacatttgtatggaaagtcgaatccaaattggaccaaaaaccaaaatcaacccggttacaaatcgatttaagaaacagaagacaaatcgaaaccaaaccacaccaaaaccgaaaccaaatcgaaactggaatttccttattggttcgatttcggtttcaacttttccacaccgaaaccgactcaacctaGACAGAAACcaagccggaccgaccgattgacacccctaatctaaCGGTTTAATTCAAGTTAATCAAATCCTACAGCTAACATTCCTAGATACTACCTAGCATACCTATCGCTCTcccattttttaattatatttgaaCAATCCTTGATTCTACCAAAATACAACAGTCCTTGAGTTGGTTTGATTCAAGGTTCAAACTCCTACAGCCTTATAATCCAATTAGATTATACTTTCCGTGTGCAGCAAGTCTTACCCTACCTGTGTCTGTAAGAGTGTAACATTGTCTTGGTTTAAAAATCGGATCGAATTGATCACATCGCCCAGATCGGTTTGGTATTAGGAGAAACCGATTCTCGACATTGATCCGATCCATATtgattcgttttttttttttactccaaATATTATGTGAGACCCGATAGAGCCcctaaattattattaataaaataaaaagagaatatGGGGGACATAACTCGCTTTACCCCAACCCAAACAAGCTGAAGCACTCGCACCCtcacataggggtgtcaattggtcgatGTGATTTAGTTTCGATCGGGTAGAATCGGTTTCAGTCTAAGAATGAgagagaccaaaaccaatcaatTAAGGAACTTTGGTTTTCTATCGATTTTGTTTTGATCTGGGTtggttttgctttattttggtttttcaatgtTGAGTTAATAGCGATGTAGATCAGTTTATTATTGGaattgaaccataatgaaatcttacattcacaacttatagtgacaagatttgacgaaaaaagacactttaaatttatgataaaATCATGGTTTATTGTTGTAagggaattaatattgaaaccaatgaatTACAAactactaagaagataactaatattgaaatcacaaaatgaacctaATTATccccaatcattcatttaactatgtaactagttttgtatagtgaacaaagaCATGAATGGAAACATTATTACaaattacaaatcaatttctccaTTCATaactaatattcaatgatttgtaacaattctccTTAGGGTAACAAAATTTCTCActtcaattcaccaatttatgaTTTCAtagtcatttatttttttatcagtttcattcggtttggttttgatttggttattggtcgATTTGATTTGGACAGATTTTTAGTCGATCCCAACATATCTTAATCGAAAATTAATCCAATAAAGATTGGTTTAGTTCGATTTGAGTTTTATTGATTCAGGCTAGGTTTCAACACCCCTACCCTCACAGCACAACCAtaagacccaaagaaaaaataattacattctAAATATAGCCATCCATTGATAAGTTATTGGATtaaaatggttcaaaaaatccattagaaaaaagggaaagtcCCGATCCCGATATCGATTGGGACCGATACCAAGACCGATCAGGTCTGCATAAAGACCTGATCGTATCGTGTCTGCGGTTTTTTATCTCCTATTTTACCTAATTTCAGAATCACCTACCCATTGCCCTTTCATCAATTCGTCGCGGGCCAAGGAGGGAAGTTCTTCTGCCGCTACTGAGAAAGCGAGCGATCACAGCGAAGGATCTCAAGATTCACCCGAGGCCCAAGCACCAAGGAAGCGGAACGAAGCCAAGCTGACAAACTCGAAGCCGGTTCGACTTCTGATTCTTCCCCCTTCCCAGGTTCGATTATCTTATCCAGATCCTTCATTATCCTTTTTTATTCTgttgttcttcttcccttttccttgaTGTTGGGGTTAATACTGGTTGAGGAAAAATTGAATCTTCACAGATCAGGCTGAGACTTGGGGGTGTTTCCCCACCCTTAGGCGACTCAGATTTCAGAATATGAGGCTGGAAAACTATATCGGTTGTGAATCCTGTTGGAGagtttcagatctggtttaGAGGTTTCCGCCGGATCCACTTTTCGGAGATAATTACTATTAAAAATACTTTATTCGTGAAATTTTAACTGGTCTTTCCTAAAATTTGGCCTTGTCATGTATAACGATTCAGATGTTAATGTTTATTAGATTGTTTTTTTATCTCCTTCCTTCTGTATGTGAAGCTCTGCTTTGATCATGGTAGTCTAAGTTAGTACAACGTGTCAACAGGTGCTTATTTTCGCATTTGATTTAATCGTCTCTTTGAGTTTACATCCCATGCTTTTAATCGTTTAGTGCTTACAACGTGTCATGGTAGTTTTTTTAAtggtttcccccccccccctctctttagTGCTTCCCTCCATTGTTTCCATGAGATAATGtatttgtttctatttcctCTATAGTAAATTTGAATTAGTTTGTACGTATAAATTTTGGctctaatttttaaattataCATGGGgctcttttgtatttttattttctttgtccttTTGAATCTCCTATTTTGCTTCCATGCACATTATAATGCATATTCTTCACCGTTGCCTCGTCAACATNNNNNNNNNNNNNNNNNNNNCAGTTGGACGTGAAAATACTCAACATGTTGGGCCAGCTAAGTTTTTTTTCACACCCATTTGTGTTTGGGCTTAAGGAACACTAGCCGGGTAGCACTCTTTCTCCCTTACTTTGTCCCTTATTATATGAAGTATATACTCCTACTTTTAATACCCATCTTAAGACACCCAAACCCCATAGAAAATGATTCTTCATTCATTgtggatgaaggaaaattatCTCCTTATGTTTATTAGATAATGCACATGCTTGCTACATATAAATCTATAtttcactccaaaaaaaaaatagtcttaAACACATATTAaataggacaaagttttcccaCACTTGTGGCTGAACAAGGGGACAATTCAAATGTGACCCCCCTACCTCCCCCGCTCTCTCCCCTTCTATATCCTAGGTCACAAGGTGCCATGATGAACAAATTCCCATTCATTGTGGCCTTAGGAAACTTGATCCTAAATAAATATTTGCAATATGATTACTGTACACATCTATAGCATCCGACTCTTTAAATTTAGTAACGCTTCTAGGTCCATTTAGTACCTATGCATATCTGTATTTTTCCATACTCAAAACATTCTAACCATGGTCCTAAGCCTGCCTTACATTTTTATAGCATCAATTCttaaatttatttatcttttattaGAACTCTTTAATATTAAAAttacagaaatagaaatttgacTTGTCCAACCCATATGTGGGAAAGGTGAAGAAGTCTTTGTAGCCCTAGAATAAGTCACGAGGAAAGTCATGGAATCAAATTGGTTCACCATTGACTAGGGATTACACTTTACAGGATTGGGGTACCAATCTATTCATTCATACAAGATAAAGCTCAAAATATGGGGGGCAACATTGCGTGTGTCTATGCCAAGACACAGGCAGATATGAAAAGACTGCGCTACCTCCCTCCCCATGTGTTGAAAATGTCTACATGCGGCTTTCAATGGGTCTGTTCATTAGCATAGTGGCGACATAAGCAAACAACGTTCTCTTACCCATTTAATTATTAACGCCATCAAGGTCCATTTAGTACATATCCCccatcccccacccccaaaaaaattccaGATTTTCCGTACTCAACCTTCCTGACCATGGCCCTGCCTTGATTATAAAATTACGCAATAACACATTCATGGCTGGGCCGGGTTAATTAGTCTGAAAACTCAGACCAAGAAGAGGCAGTCCTATAGGAATACATATGGGCCTGTTCGAGGGGGtgacaaaccctaaaccgagcCAATCAAACTGAATGAAACcgaataaaaaaacccaaatctaATCAATCTGATTATTTTATGACTGACTTCGGTTTGGAGCTggtttttatataaaaaagttTGGATCCGTTTGAAATACAGATCACATTGGACTGATCGAAAccgaatcaaaaccaaattcaaatCAATAAGAAACCTATACACAAAGTAAACCAGATTGAACCAGATATTGAACCAATAACAACCccacaaaagaaaaccaaattcaaaaccaaccaaaatcgaaccattccCTTATTGGCTTGGTTTTGGAATTCTCCCATCCCACCTCAAAACTGATTTAGCCCCACTAAACCAGACCGGACCATCTGatatttatgtatattttttaagggaaaaatgatagaaatgctAGCGACATACCTAGGAATTGGATATGCTAGTGAATGTTGGCCGTGGGATTAGATAGGTTATGTCAATACCGTTGATTACTTGTTGTCATCAGAACCTACCAACCCTGCCGCCGCTCTACCGTCACTCTTCTCCTCCTCATTATTTCCAACGATCGTTCATCGGAGCAGCGGTAGCCTTTAACCTTAGCCGCTCAATGACCTCCATAGCATGAAAATCCTTTTCTGTAGAACATTCCCATCTTCTACCTAAACCTTTATGTCATCCTTCTCGAATCCTAATCGAACAGAatcatcaaattcaatcaaatcaaaCACAAACCCATGAAAACCCACAACTTCAAATTGGTGGAAGAAATAGAGAATTTGGAGAATTGGAAGGTACCTGGGACGTTGACCTTGTAGATGTGGGCATTGGGGGTTTCAAGCCAATCCATCAGGGCTAGTGATCCAGACCACTATCGAAAGATTGGAGGGCTCTAGAAGAAGCGCCTGAATGGATCTACGAAAAAACCCTCCGCCATTATCGATATGTTAGCATAGTCGTGGAATTGAACGAAAGTGGCGCTAAGCAGCAACGGCAGCGGCAACAGATGGCACCAGCGGCAATGGCAGCGGCAACTGCTTTCACTTGCGAGTCATGGGGAGCAACCTCTTCTGCTTGCAGCGGCGACGGCGGTGGCGGGAGCAACATCGGCGATAACAGTGACGGCAGCAAAGGTAGTGGCAGCAGCGAGCATCCACGTTTCCCAACTAATGGAGATCCCACCGGAGTTCACTTTCTCCGGCTGGATCTAGTAGAAGGAAGGCTTTTCCGACTGAGAAAGAtagaagggagaggaagaggaagaggaaagacTTTCCACCAGtggattgaaagtttgtattCCTTCTCTTCATCCAACGGTTTAATTTAAGTTGATTAAATCCTACAGCCAACATTCCTAAATACTACCTATCATACCTATCGCTCTcccattttttaattatatttgaaCAATCCTTGATTCTACCAAAATACAACCGTCCTTGAGTTGGTTTGATTCAAGGTTCACACGGCCTTATAATCCAATTAGATTATACTTTCCGTGTGCAGCAAGTCTTACCATACCTGTGTCTGTAAGAGTGTAATATTGTCTTGGTTTAAAAATCGGATCGAATTGATCATATCGCCCAGATCGGTTTGGTATTAAGAGAAATCGATTCTCGACATTGATCCGATCCATATtgattcgtttttttttttttactcaaataTTATGTGAGACCCGACAGAGCCcctaaaatattattaataaaataaaaagagaatatGGGGGACATAACTCGCTTTATCCCAACCCAAACAAGCAAAAGCACTCGCACCCtcacataggggtgtcaattggccGGTGTGATTTAGTTTCGATCGGGTTGAATCGATTTCAGTCTAGGAATGAgagagaccaaaaccaatcaatTAAGTAACTTTGGTTTTCTATCGATTTCGTTTTGATCTGGTTtggttttgctttattttggtttttcaatgtTGAGTTAATAGCGATTTAGATCAGTTTATTATTGGaattgaaccataatgaaatcttacattcacaacttatagtgacaagatttgacgaaaaaagacactttaaatttatgataaaATCATGGTTTATTGTTGTAAgggaactaatattgaaaccaatgaatTACAAactactaagaagataactaatattgaaatcacaaaatgaaccttaTTATCcctaatcattcatttaactatgtaactagttttgtatagtgaacaaagacatcaatggaaacattattacaaattacaaatcaatttccccATTCATaactaatattcaatgatttgtaacaattctccTTACGGTAACAAAATTTCTCActtcaattcaccaatttatgaTCTCAtagtcatttatttttttatcagtttcattcggtttggttttgatttggttattggtcgATTTGATTTGGACAGATTTTTAGTCGATCCCAACATACCTTAGTCGAAAACTAATCCAATAAAAATCGATTTAGTTCGATTTGAGTTTTATTGATTCGGACTAGGTTTCAacaccgctaccctcacagcaCAACCAtaagacccaaagaaaaaataattacattctAAATATAGCCATCCATTGATAAGTTATTGGATtaaaatggttcaaaaaatccattagaaaaaagggaaagtcCCGATCCCGATATCGATTGGGACCGATACCAAGACCGGTCAGGTCTGCATAAAGACCTGATCGTATCGTGTCTGCGGTTTTTTATCTCCTATTTTACCTAATTTCAGAATCACCTACCCATTGCCCTTTCATCAATTCGTCGCGGGCCAAGGAGGGAAGTTCTTCTGCCGCTACTGAGAAAGCGAGCGATCACAGCGAAGGATCTCAAGATTCACCCGAGGCCCAAGCACCAAGGAAGCGGAACGAAGCCAAGCTGACAAACTCGAAGCCGGTTCGACTTCTGATTCTTCCCCCTTCCCAGGTTCGATTATCTTATCCAGATCCTTCATTATCCTTTTTTATTCTgttgttcttcttcccttttccttgaTGTTGGGGTTAATACTGGTTGAGGAAAAATTGAATCTTCACAGATCAGGCTGAGACTTGGGGGTGTTTCCCGACCCTTAGGCGACTCAGATTTCAGAATATGAGGCTGGAAAACTATATCGGTTGTGAATCCTGTTGGAGagtttcagatctggtttaGAGGTTTCCGCCGGATCCACTTTTCGGAGATAATTACTATTAAAAATACTTTATTCGTGAAATTTTAACTGGTCTTTCCTAAAATTTGGCCTTGTCATGTATAACGATTTAGATGTTAATGTTTATTAGATTGTTTTTTATCTCCTTCCTTCTGTATGTGAAGCTCTGCTTTGATCATGGTAGTCTAAGGTAGTACAACGTGTCAACAGGTGCTTATTTTCGCATTTGATTTAATCGTCTCTTTGAGTTTACATCCCATGCTTTTAATCGTTGAGTGCTTACAACGTGTCATGGTAGTTTTTTTAatggttcccccccccccctctctttagTGCTTCCCTCCATTGTTTCCATGAGATAATGtatttgtttctatttcctCTATAGTAAATTTGAATTAGTTTGTACGTATAAATTTTGGctctaatttttaaattataCGTGGGgctcttttgtatttttattctctttgtCCTTTTGAATCTCCTATTTTGCTTCCATGCACATTATAATGCATATTCTTCACCGTTGCCTCGTCAACATCACCATGATCATATCATTTTAGTAATCATCATGTACCAATTTTTGCAAGGAAGTTTGCCTTACTAGCATTAGGTTTATGCTGAATTGATGGTACTGATCTCTTCTGATTGATTTCTTGTTTTAGGTTGGACTGTTTCAGTTTTGATAGTTTAAAATGGGGGGAGGATTCAGAGTTCTCCATCTTGTTAGaccatttctatcatttctacCAGAAGTGCAGACTGCAGACAGGAAGGTTCCATTTAGAGAGAAAGTGATATACACTGTGATCTCCCTCTTTATTTTCCTGGTCTGCAGTCAACTTCCTCTCTATGGAATACATTCCACTACTGGAGCAGACCCTTTTTACTGGATGCGTGTTATTCTCGCCTCAAATCGTGGGACTGTTATGGAGCTTGGGATTACTCCAATTGTGACATCTGGATTGGTGATGCAACTCTTGGCTGGGTCAAAGATCATCGAAGTGGATAACAATGTCCGTGAAGATCGGGCCCTCTTGTGAGTATTTTTAGCAATCAATGCTTAACATTTTTATGAATTTGTTGGTCCTGCTATCCCCATTACGCCTTGAATTCCCATGATCAcaaattttttcttgatttttgatcCAATTGTTAATCCACGCGGAAAAGTTATTTTCGGAACTTAACTTAATACTCATTAGTGGACTTTACCTTTTGTAGTAAATTTAGCCATTTCATGGATGACTTTGCTTCTAATGGATATAGATCTCTGGCTTGAAATTTCTTTACTGCCTTAATAAGGATACCTTGAGAGTCTCTTAGGTTGCCTCACCTTATTTACTACcttgattttatttgttttgtattGCTAGAACCATATTTTTTCCTATACTATATGCTTTGCTGCACTGTTTATCTTTACAATTACTTGGAACTTATACTTGCAAATTCAAGTCCTGTAGAATTTAGGTGGAGAGGATGCAAGAACCATTGCCATTTACATCTAGATTGGCTTTGTTATAATATATCTTTTCTAATGATGTCATTAATTTCTTCCCAGAAATGGTGCTCAGAAGCTGTTGGGCATACTTATAGCTGTTGGTGAAGCAGTTGCATATGTTCTGTCGGGGATGTATGGTAGTGTCGGCCAACTTGGAGTAGGCAATGCAATTCTAATCATTATTCAGCTTTGTTTTGCCGGTATCATTGTGATATGCTTAGATGAACTTCTCCAGAAGGGTTATGGACTAGGATCTGGTATTTCCCTGTTCATTGCAACAAATATCTGGTAAGCTGctgattattgttgttttaatGGTCTCCATTTTGATTTATCTTTGTTAGTTGAGATATTCCATTGCATTATTGCAGTGAAAACATAATTTGGAAAGCATTTAGTCCAACAACCATCAACAGTGGGCGAGGAGCTGAATTTGAAGGTGCTGTCATTGCTTTATTCCATCTGCTGATAACTCGTACAGATAAGGTCCGAGCTCTCCGTGAGGCGTTTTACCGGCAGAACCTTCCAAATGTGACAAATTTGCTCGCTACAGTCTTAGTCTTTCTCATTGTTATCTATTTCCAAGGATTCCGTATTGTTTTGCCTGTGAGGTCAAAGAATGCTCGTGGACAACAAGGCTCATATCCGATCAAGCTTTTCTACACCTCCAACATGCCAATCATTCTACAATCTGCCCTTGTTTCCAACCTTTACTTTATTTCTCAGGTGCCAAAGCTTTATGTTTAAATTCTTGGATTATCTTTCTTCACTGTATTATAGATAGCCTAATACCATTTATATTGCAGTTGCTGTACAGGAGGTACAGTGGAAATTTTATTGTTAATCTACTTGGTAAGTGGAAGGAATCTGAATACTCCGGTGGTCAGTTTATCCCTGTTGGTGGTATTGCATACTATATCACTGCGCCATCAAGGTGATTTAAAGCATCTCATTGACTTTCTTTGTTACTTTATTGTTTGGATGTTCTTTAATATGGCAGTGTGTTGCTACCCTGCTAGTGAGAGTAGTTATTGGTGAACATTTTTGTTCCTTTACTTTCTTCTGACACTGATTATTATTACTTGGCAAATTGTGATATCTTTACAGCCTGGCAGATATGGCAGCCAATCCCTTCCATGCTCTGTTTTATATTGTGTTTATGCTGTCAGCTTGTGCACTGTTCtcaaaaacttggattgaagtttCTGGATCCTCTGCTAGAGATGTTGCTAAGCAGCTGAAGGTATTATTTTATGTTTCCTCTGATCCTATATCTTCCatctttcatatatatatatatatatatatatctgtgtgtgtgtgtgtgtgtgtgtgtgtgtgtgtgtgtacttAAAAGAGTTTATATTGTAATTCAGCTGGATTTTGAAGGTCATGGAGAACAGTAATGTGCTTGAATATTTTGCTTATGCTTGGTTTTATTACCACTTATACATTCAGTTGTGCAATAGGGCagagttaatatatatattcttcATTGAAAGGCGCCCTGGAGGGATTATATTCTATTTTGGGCTCATATGGTTATTTGTGTGAAGGTGTTTATTAAAGATTTTCTTCATACAAGTATACTTATAGCAAAAAGATTTGGAACTTCAAATGCATGGATGGCTTAGGACATTtgtgattaatttttttgttgtttgatttGATTGGTCTTTTGTTTATTACTAAGGTATCATTTCATGGCCTTTAGGGCTTTAGCTTTACCTATTCCTTGACATTTTGTGTCAACCATATGGCCTTTTTTTTCCCAGGGGATGGGATAGGAAGCTTATCATGTATTTTATATTGTGCAACAATTTTAAAGCTAAGGAAAATTCAGATTATGAAGCTGAAATATTTCCAActgtttgtttccttttttgggcGAATGGAAAATTATATTAGAGAAAGAAATGGATGCAATACTACAGCCAAAAAGGCTAAATCAAGGGCCAAACCCTATACTGAAGAAACAAAACAACCATTAAATAGGGGATACAACAAAAAGTGTAGGGGGAGGAGGGGGGTGGGAAACAACTAACCAAAAGGAGGATACgccacatttttttatttgggggttggggggggggaggagaaacAAATTGATGTAGATTCATCACCAAATGGGgcttgttttcttaggaataaGATTAGGGTTGGCTTGtatgcatgttgggcctttggtcaaAGAGGTTTTTTcatgtaataggccactttaatgtgCCTAAACCATGGGTAGCAAGTATGCATACACGATTGGTTACTGTTGTTTAGATGTTTTGGCTTAGTAATGGTTTGATTCATTAGTTGAATCAGGCATG is a genomic window of Macadamia integrifolia cultivar HAES 741 chromosome 13, SCU_Mint_v3, whole genome shotgun sequence containing:
- the LOC122059256 gene encoding protein transport protein Sec61 subunit alpha-like gives rise to the protein MGGGFRVLHLVRPFLSFLPEVQTADRKVPFREKVIYTVISLFIFLVCSQLPLYGIHSTTGADPFYWMRVILASNRGTVMELGITPIVTSGLVMQLLAGSKIIEVDNNVREDRALLNGAQKLLGILIAVGEAVAYVLSGMYGSVGQLGVGNAILIIIQLCFAGIIVICLDELLQKGYGLGSGISLFIATNICENIIWKAFSPTTINSGRGAEFEGAVIALFHLLITRTDKVRALREAFYRQNLPNVTNLLATVLVFLIVIYFQGFRIVLPVRSKNARGQQGSYPIKLFYTSNMPIILQSALVSNLYFISQLLYRRYSGNFIVNLLGKWKESEYSGGQFIPVGGIAYYITAPSSLADMAANPFHALFYIVFMLSACALFSKTWIEVSGSSARDVAKQLKEQQMVMPGHRESNLQKELNRYIPTAAAFGGMCIGALTVLADFMGAIGSGTGILLAVTIIYQYFETFEKERASELGFFGL